CAATTTCCGGATTGTGGGTCACGAGGACAATCGCCTGCCCGTTCTCCTTCGCGAGACGGGTAAGCAAATCGAAGACGAGGTTGGAGTTCTTTTGGTCGAGGTTGCCGGTCGGCTCGTCGGCCAGGATCACCGAAGGTTCGTTGGCCAGAGCCCGCGCGATGGCCACGCGTTGCTGTTCGCCTCCAGAAAGCTGCGTGCCCAGACGATGCGTCTTCTCGCCCAGGCCCACCGACTCCAGCAGGGACTTCGCCCGCGCTTCCATCTCCGCCTGGCTCAATTTGCCCTGCTTGCGCATCGGCATGATGACGTTATCGAGCGCCGAAAACTCGAGCATCAGAAAGTGGAACTGAAAGACGAAACCCAAGTGGCGGTTGCGCGCCGCGGTGCGGGCGTCATCGCTACTGTTGGACATCAGTTCGCCGTCCAACCAAATTTGGCCGCCGTCCGGTTGGTCGAGCAGCCCGAGCTGATAAAGCAGCGTCGATTTACCACAGCCTGAAGGTCCCACGATGGCGTAGACGTTGCCGCGTTGAGCTTCGAAAGAAACGCCCCGCAAGACATGCACGCGTCCCTCGCCCTCGCCCAGATAGCGATGCAGGCCTTCGCAGCGCAGCACCACTTCGCCACTCGCCGCCGGCTTGTTCGTCGTTTCACTCATTGGGCTGTCCCCCGAATAACGTCACCTGGCTCCAGCCGAGCGGCACGACGCGCCGGCACCAGACTCGCGATCATGACCATGATGATGGCCGTGATTGTCGCCGCGACGTAGTGCCAGATGGACCACGACACGATGAACGTATCCGTGGCGAAAATACCGGTGATACGCACCGGCACATTGGAAATCACATAGGTGCCGCCAGCGCCGAGCGCACAGCCCAAGATGGTGCCGATCACCAGCACGATGACCGCCTGCCACAGGAAGATCTGAAGCACGTCCTCTCGGGTGTAGCCCATCGAGCGCAGGATCGCGATGTCCTTGGTCTTCTCCATCACGATCATGGCGAGTGTGTTGAACATCGCCAGACCCGCGATGAGCGTGAAGACCGACACCGTAATGCCGGAGGAGATACGCAAGGCCCGGAAAACCTCGAGCCAAGTCTTCTCGCGCTCCTGCCAACTGGTCGCGCTGTGTCCGAGAGTCTCCTCCATGAGCACCGCATCTGCGGGGGCGCGATTTGGCTCGATCAAACCGACCTGCAAAAACGAAGCACCGGTGGTTTTCTTGAGCAACGAACGGGCCTCACCGAGGTGCATGTAGACACGTTCCTTGTCGATGTCGGCCACGCCGGTCTCGTAGATGGCGCAGATGGTGTAACGGCGATTCTGTTCACGCGTTTGCAGTGACACCGAATCCCCCGGCTCCAGTCGCAGACGCGTTGCCAGAACCCGGCCGATCATTATGCCAAGCGCCGACACACGATATTCCGCCAAATCCCCGCGCACGATCTGGTGCTCCAGGTCGGAGACCGCGATGTGGTCGTCCAATTCGATGCCGTAGATCTTGGCGTCCTCGTCCTTGAAGGAGCTCTCTACCGTCACCGATCCGGTCACGACCTGAGAAATGGCGGCCACGTTGGCGAAGGGGCGCAGCCCCTTGATCAGCAACGCGGGCTCGTCGATGCCCTCGATGTATTTCCGGTTCTTCTCATTGGAGATGAGCATGCTCGACT
This portion of the Actomonas aquatica genome encodes:
- a CDS encoding ABC transporter ATP-binding protein; amino-acid sequence: MSETTNKPAASGEVVLRCEGLHRYLGEGEGRVHVLRGVSFEAQRGNVYAIVGPSGCGKSTLLYQLGLLDQPDGGQIWLDGELMSNSSDDARTAARNRHLGFVFQFHFLMLEFSALDNVIMPMRKQGKLSQAEMEARAKSLLESVGLGEKTHRLGTQLSGGEQQRVAIARALANEPSVILADEPTGNLDQKNSNLVFDLLTRLAKENGQAIVLVTHNPEIAKRCDVVRPMRDGEFV
- a CDS encoding ABC transporter permease; this translates as MSPNFRIALRFLTAKKRAMLMSLACIVLGVGLFIITQATTSGFEKFFIRTILGTNGAIRIADKIQDTMGVMYAGGTDFGESSMLISNEKNRKYIEGIDEPALLIKGLRPFANVAAISQVVTGSVTVESSFKDEDAKIYGIELDDHIAVSDLEHQIVRGDLAEYRVSALGIMIGRVLATRLRLEPGDSVSLQTREQNRRYTICAIYETGVADIDKERVYMHLGEARSLLKKTTGASFLQVGLIEPNRAPADAVLMEETLGHSATSWQEREKTWLEVFRALRISSGITVSVFTLIAGLAMFNTLAMIVMEKTKDIAILRSMGYTREDVLQIFLWQAVIVLVIGTILGCALGAGGTYVISNVPVRITGIFATDTFIVSWSIWHYVAATITAIIMVMIASLVPARRAARLEPGDVIRGTAQ